Proteins encoded by one window of Aliivibrio wodanis:
- a CDS encoding HTH-type transcriptional regulator, LysR family, translating to MHTLEQVSAFVAVYEQGSYSSAARKLKKSRTTVREHVVAYEDLLGYSLFVIEGRKAIPTEKAEHLYHRAKLVEKQNRSLFVQSQALYESNVHNITIYYDVITPLSLITYIEKRVTGYNSDIVINWKHRTRQEAMDKLQEGECDIAIMPYRGQLFAEKEVTWKAIKPIQVGCFSGVDSPLALIDDLKLENLMLDTQYITENFATLKLNFTSIQVSPKMHTVSNNDLLCELVKQSGWTIMPRHYMTSYVERGEVVELKLKELGSNVSFGLNAFYCYGKAEVEVFGLILEWIEEWGGF from the coding sequence ATGCATACATTAGAACAAGTGAGCGCTTTTGTTGCCGTATATGAACAAGGCTCATACAGCAGCGCAGCAAGAAAGCTTAAAAAATCTCGAACCACAGTACGTGAACATGTGGTGGCCTATGAGGATTTGTTAGGTTATTCGCTGTTTGTGATAGAAGGCAGAAAAGCTATTCCAACAGAGAAGGCCGAGCATTTGTATCACCGTGCTAAGTTAGTTGAAAAGCAAAATCGCTCTCTGTTTGTGCAAAGCCAAGCCTTGTACGAATCTAACGTTCATAACATTACGATCTATTATGATGTGATCACGCCGCTCAGTTTGATTACATATATAGAGAAACGAGTGACGGGTTACAACTCAGATATCGTTATAAATTGGAAGCATCGCACTCGGCAGGAAGCTATGGATAAATTGCAAGAAGGCGAATGCGATATAGCTATCATGCCATATCGTGGACAGTTGTTTGCAGAGAAAGAAGTTACATGGAAAGCGATAAAGCCGATCCAAGTTGGCTGTTTTTCAGGCGTCGACTCACCTCTGGCATTAATTGATGATTTAAAGCTCGAAAACTTAATGCTAGATACTCAATACATAACAGAGAACTTCGCAACCTTAAAATTGAATTTCACCTCGATTCAAGTTTCACCCAAAATGCACACCGTCAGTAATAATGATTTGCTGTGTGAGTTAGTAAAACAGAGCGGTTGGACAATTATGCCAAGGCATTACATGACGTCATACGTAGAGCGAGGAGAGGTGGTTGAATTGAAGCTAAAAGAGTTAGGAAGTAATGTGTCGTTTGGTCTTAATGCCTTTTATTGTTACGGCAAAGCAGAGGTAGAAGTGTTTGGACTTATTCTGGAATGGATTGAGGAGTGGGGTGGTTTTTGA